The genomic interval TCTTAAACTTTCTAAAGTACTAAAACCTCCACGATGTAAGCCAACATCAATCTCTATATTTAATAATAATTTTATATTATTTTGTTTAGCAAAATTGATGTATTCATTTATTCTTTTCTCAGTATCTACAAGCCATTGTACTTGTTTACTAGCATGAAACCCATTTTCTACCACTAATGTATCATAATAATAATTTACGGCTTTAATAGGCATAGGTTTACCAAAAAGAATATCTATAGTTGTATCGGAATATTTTGAAATTTGAGTTAAAAAAGACTGATTAAAAATCATCAATTTTTTAGTACTCACTTTTTGCATGATATAATTTAACAGCTCAATACTTGGTAATGATTTTACAACAACTCTAAAACTCTTATTTGTTGGAATTAATTTTTTTAGCTCCAATAAGTTTTCATCCAAAACATCTAAGTCTATCAATAAAAATGGATTTGCTTTTTTATATTTTTTTAAAGATTGATTTAATTTAGAAAAATAAGGAGCATAATTTCCACTTTTAGTTTTTAATAATCGTGCAATTAAACCAGCAAAAAATAACACCAATAAAGAGAATCCTGTAATTTTAAAAAATTTTCTTCTTTTCATTTTACCCAAAAATTTTATTAATATAATCGTTAGAAAAACGTTTTTTGGGGTCTAATTCGTTTCTTAATTTAACAAAATCGTCATATTTAGGATATAGTTTTTTAATTCCTTCTCTGTCGTAATAACTTAATTTTCCCCAATGAGGACGGCCTTCATATCTTTTAAATATTTCATGAAAGATTGGAAAGTATTTATTGTATTCCTTATCTGCGAATTGATGTACAGAAATAGACATAACATCTCTTTTATAAAATGGACTCATCCAAAAGTCATCTTGTTTTACAACCCTAATTTCCAAAGGAAAAAAGATAGGAACCTTCAATTTTTGTCCAGTTTTTAAAATTTCTCTTACACAAGCTATTCCCTTCTCTTTTGGAATTTGATATTCCATTTCATTAAATTTTACATTTCTAACACTAGGGTATATTTTATAACTATCGTTTATTTTAGACGTCGAGTCTATTAATCCAGAAATTAAATTCTGAACTTTATCGGTTCTAGAACCAGAATCACCAGAAAGTGTTAATCCTAAGGCTAATAAAAAATCATCACTCAAAAAAGGCTGCTCTACTTTTGTAATATTTTTTGATGTTTTATTCAATGTTTTAACTACTACTTGATCAGAATAGAAGAATGGAAATATTTCAAAATTTCTATTTTCTTCTACTAAATTCCAAAAATTGTCCAAAGTTTCGTTTAAATCCGCTGGATACACTTTCTCTTCTAATTTATAAGTATCAGTTAGTTGTACCGTATATTCTGTAACTATTCCTAAACTTCCTAAGGCTACAGTTCCTCCATAAAAAATCTCACTATTTTCTTCTGAAGAACAATTTAATATTTCTCCGTTTGCTATGATTAATTTAAACTTTTTAACAAAACCAGCAAAACTTTGTAAATCCTTACCCGTACCATGTGTAGAAGTTGAAACTGCACCACCTAAGGTTTGTTTATCAATATCCCCTTGATTTAGAAATGCTAAACCATTTTTATGTAATTGAGGAGTTAAATCACTTAAAGGTATTCCAGATTGAACAGTTACTTCTTTAGCATTCTTATCTATTGATATTATTTTATTTAAGTTTTTTAAGCTTGATAAAATATCATTAGTAGGCACCACCGGACTAAATGAATGACCTCCACCAACAACTCTAAATTTATTAGAAGTGGTTTTTAATTTATTTATTAAATCCTGTTCGTTTTTAGGGATAAAAAAAGAAGAAGGTTCACACACTTGACCTCCTGACCAATTACTCCATTTATTAGATTCTTTTAATAGAAGAGAGGAATCTAAATTTTCGCTTATTTTAGAATTAATAACATTTAATCCTGCTAAACCTCCAATGGCAGTTGCGCCAAGAACAATTCCTGTTCCTTTTAAAAATTTCCTTCGCTTCATATAAGAATAAAATTATTGCACATATTTAGTTTTCTTCAACGTGCTTAACACAATAAAAGACGCTAAAAAGAAAATTGCTAATGCTAAAACAGACCATTGCATAGAGTCAGTTAACGCATATAACGCTCCATAAACTAAAGTCCCTAATACAATTGCTATTTTTTCTGTTACATCATAAAAACTAAAATAAGTGGCATGGTCTTCAGTTTCTGGTAATAATTTAGAATACGTAGATCTTGTTAATGATTGAATTGCTCCTTGTACCAAACCTAACATCCCTCCTAACCCATAAAAATATAATGCTACATTTTCTTGACTTTTATCTAACATAAAAGCACTAAAACAAACTAATGTCCAAATACCTAAAGTAACTTTTAAGGCTTTAATATTTCCCCATTTTTCTGACAACCTTGAAAAAAGTAAAGCGCCTAATATCGCCACAATTTGAACTAATAAAATTGTAATTATCATATTTATTGCTGGTAAACCTAATTCTGAAGATCCAAAGATAGCAGCCATTAAAATAATAGTTTGCACACCAATACTTAATAAAAAGAATGCTATTAAAAAACGTTTTAAAGTTGGGTAATTCATTGCTTCTTTAGCAACAATTTTTAATTCTCTATATCCTTTCCAGATATAATCATTATCGGGTTGTTTGTTATATATATCATTAGGCAATCTTTTAAAAGTGACTTGGGCAAAACCAATCCACCAAATCCCAACTAGTACAAATGAAATACGTGAAGCCATTCCTGTTGTTATACCAAATAAATCTGGCATTTGAATCATTATTAAATTAATGATCAACAAAATAACAGATCCAGAATATCCATAAATAAACCCTTTTGCACTGGCTCTATCTTGCTGTTCTGGATGTGCAACTTCTGGCAAATATGCATTGTAAAAAACGATACTTGCCCAAAAACCTATACTTGCCAAAACAGTAAATACAATACCAATCCAAACTGTATCAATTCCATCAAAAAAGTATAAACTCATAACTGACAAACCTCCTAACCAACAAAAGAACTTCATAAATTTTTTCTTGCTTCCTGTATAATCTGCAATACCTGATAATATTGGAGAAATAAGAGCTACTACTAAAAAAGAAAATGATAACGCATAACTGTACAAGCTATCTGGATGCTCCCAATCCATCCAAAGAAAAGAAACTGTTTTCCCTTCTGTAATTGCACTAAAATATAATGGGAAAATTGCGGTACTTATTACTAAAGAATACACTGAATTTGCCCAATCATAAAAAGCCCATCCATTAATTAATTTCTTATCTCCTATTTTAAGCATTAGTTTAGTTTTGAGTTGATTTAAAATAAAAAAGCCGTTCATTAAAATGAACGGCTTACAAGATACTAAAAGTATTTATTTATTGTCCATTCAATTGCATTTCTGCTTGTTTATTAAATTTTTCTGCAAACTTTTTGGCAGTTGGCAAATATGCCTTTAAATCTTGAATTCTAGATTGATTTGATGGATGTGTGCTTAAAAATTCTGGTGGCGCATTTTTAGATCCAGCTCGTTGACTCATACGAACCCAAACTTCTGCAGCTTCTTCACCATTATAACCTGCCATTAACATAAAAACTAATCCTAATCTGTCTGCTTCCGTTTCGTGTGTTCTACTAAATGATAACATTCCTAATTGAGAACCTACACCATAAATCATATTCCACATTTGAGCTTGACGCGGATTTTTACTCCCAGCAGTTCCAATTGCAAGTGCTACTCCACCTAGTTGTTGTACTTGTGCTGATGACATACGCTCTTGTCCATGTTTAGCAAAAGCATGAGCAACTTCATGTCCCATCACTGCTGCTACACCATCAATATTATCACAAATCGGCATGATACCGGTATAAAAAACTACTTTTCCTCCTGGCATACACCAAGCGTTTACCGTTTTATCATCTATTAAATTAAATTCCCAGCGATAAGAATTTGCTTCACTCTGCATACCATTTGCACGCATAAATCTATCTACAGCAGCAGAAACATTTTTACCAACTTGCTTAATTTCATTTGTCATTTCTCTATTGGCAGACAATTTGTTTTTCTCTAAAAACCCTTTGTATTGTGCAAAACTTGCAGGTAACACTTGTGCATCACTTACAAAATTCACTCTCTTACGTCCTGTAATTGGTACGGTACTACATTCTATAAATAGTACACAAACAAACAATATGGCTAAATATTTTTTCATTTTTTATGGTATTAAATCGTTATTAATTATGACACAAATCTTAAAAATAGTCACAAAAAAAATACGTTAATTATTTCCTTAAAGTTACGTATTCTATATAAATCTTAAAAATTATTTTTACAACTTATGTAAGTTTGGTTTTATATGAACGTCAAAAAAACAGTTAAGAATCAATTTATGAGGAAATTAGTTGCCTTTTTTATTATTGGAATTTTATTGAGTTGTGCTACCAAAGCTCAAAATAAAACTGAAGAAAAAAAATATACCGTTACAAAGACTGATGCAGAATGGAAACGTCTTTTAAGTCCAGTACAGTATTATGTTTTACGTGAAGCTGGAACTGAAAGACCTTTTACAAGCCCGCTAAATAAAAATCACAAAAAAGGAACATTTACCTGTGCTGCATGTAAAACTCCTTTATATAAATCTGAACACAAATTTGATTCTGGTACTGGTTGGCCCTCTTTTGATAGAGCCATAAAAGGAAATGTAGAATTAGATGTAGATTATAAAATTGGGTATGCCAGAACCGAATTAAAATGTAATACTTGTGGAAGCCATTTAGGGCATTCTTTTAAAGATGGCCCTAAAGAAACAACAGGTATGCGACATTGCATAAATGGAATTGCTTTAGAGTTTGTTCCAAAAAATTGATTTAACAAAAAGTCGTAAATTAGAGCTGATATTTTATCAGCTCTTTTTTATGAATACAACTTATCTTTCTAGCGCTAAAAAACAATTTGAATATTATAAATCACTTGGCGACAAAACTTTTAATCAATTAACTGAAGATCAACTATTTTGGACTTCAAATAATGATGATAATTCTATTGCTATTATTGTAAAACATATAGCTGGGAATATGCTGTCTAGATGGACAAATTTCTTAACTGAAGATGGTGAAAAGGATTGGCGAAATAGAGATGATGAATTTGTAAATTCTTTTACAACCAAAGAAGAAATAATTGCTTGTTGGGAAAGTGGTTGGAAATGTTTATTTGAAACAATAAATTCATTAGAAACAGATGATTTAGAAAAAATTATCTACATAAGAAATCAAGGACACACGATTACTGAAGCAATAAATAGACAGTTATGTCATTATTCGTATCATGTTGGACAAATTGTTTTTCTTGGAAAGCTTTTGTTAGGTGATGATTGGAATACGTTATCTGTTGCAAAAAATGCTTCAAAAGAGTATAATGATGATAAGTTTAGCAAAGAAAAAACAAAAAACATTTTACGGAAGATTTGTAATTTATTGTTGTATCTTTCTATTTATTTATATGATATAGTATGAACAAAAATGAAATAGTTGACGCATTAGAAGAAAAACATCAAAAATTATTTAATTGGTTAGAAAATCAGCCAGAAGAAAATTGGATAGCTGGTCCAGATGGAAGATGGACAACAGGGCAGCATGTTCTTCATTTAGTTGATTCATTAAAAAAGCTAAATAAGGCGATGGGTTTTCCTAAATTTTTATTGAAATATAAATTTGGGGTTTCTAATAGAGATTTACGTTCCTACAATGAAGTTGCAAAACGATATCAAGAAAAGTTAGATGCAAATAAAGAAAGAGCTAGAGTTTTTAATAAAGAGCTAGGAAAACCAACTTTGGAAGAAAAAAAACAGTTAATAACTTCGTTACAAATTCAGAATAAAAAATTACAGCATAAAACCAACAAGTGGAAGGATAAGAATTTAGACAATCTAATTATACCGCATCCTTTAATGGGAAAAATGCCAGTACGGGAAATTGTGATGTGGACCGCACATCATACAGAACATCATTTAGAAACGCTTACCAAAGATTATTAACTTTATCATATAAAAATCTATCCTCTAAAAGTAATCAACTAACGACTTATTACTATATTTGTGCTTCTAAAAATTGAAGCAGACCATGTTTAATAATTTAAGCGAAAAATTAGATAAAGCCCTACATACCTTAAAAGGTCATGGAAGAATTACAGAAGTAAATGTTGCAGAAACACTAAAAGAAGTTAGAAGAGCACTTTTAGATGCTGATGTAAACTTTAAAATAGCCAAAGAATTTACTAAAAGAGTACAAACCAAAGCCATTGGTCAAGACGTATTAACTACGTTAAATCCTGGGCAATTAATGGTAAAGTTGGTTAAGGATGAATTAACTGATTTAATGGGTGGAGAAACCGTAGGAATTAACCTTGGTGGATCTCCAACTGTAATTTTAATGTCTGGTTTACAAGGTTCTGGTAAAACTACTTTTTCTGGAAAATTGGCAAATTTCTTAACAACTAAAAAAGCTAAAAATGTTTTATTAGTAGGTTGTGATGTTTATCGTCCAGCAGCAATTAATCAATTACAAGTAGTTGGAGAACAAATTGGTGTAGAAGTATATGCAGAAGTTGGAAATAATAATCCTGTAGAAATTTCTCAAAACGCTATTAAACATGCAAAAGCAAATAGTAAAAATGTAGTTATTATTGATACGGCTGGTCGTTTGGCAGTTGATGAAGAAATGATGACTGAAATTTCTAACATTCATAAAGCTGTAAATCCACAAGAAACATTATTTGTTGTAGATTCTATGACAGGTCAAGATGCTGTAAATACTGCAAAAGCTTTTAATGATGTTTTAAATTTTGATGGTGTTATTCTTACAAAACTAGATGGTGATACACGTGGTGGAGCTGCATTAACCATTAAATCTGTTGTTGATAAACCAATTAAGTTTATTGGTACTGGAGAGAAAATGGAAGCTATAGATATATTCCATCCAGATAGAATGGCAGATCGTATTCTTGGAATGGGAGATGTTATTTCTTTAGTAGAAAGAGCCCAAGATCAATATGATGAAGAAGAAGCTAGAAAACTACAAAAGAAAATCGCTAAAAATCAGTTTGGTTTTGATGATTTCTTAAGTCAGATTCAACAAATCAAAAAGATGGGTAACATGAAAGATTTGGTGGGTATGATTCCTGGTGCTGGAAAAGCTATGAAAGATGTAGATATTGATGATGATGCTTTTAAAGGTATTGAAGCGATTATTCATTCTATGACGCCTTCGGAAAGAAGCACACCAGCATCAATAAATTCAAGTAGAAAAAAGAGAATTGCAAAAGGATCTGGAACAACCATACAAGAAATTAACCAGTTGATGAAGCAATTCAATCAAATGAGTAAAATGATGAAGATGATGCAAGGCGGTGGCGGAAAGAAAATGATGCAAATGATGAAAGGAATGAAGTAAAAATTATGAATTAGAAATTACGAATTCTTAATTCGTAATTCGTAATTAAAAAAAATATGATTTTATTAGACGGAAAAAAGACATCAGCAGATATTAAAGAAGAAATAGCATTAGACGTTAGAGAATTAAAAGCTAATGATGAAAAAACACCTCATCTTGCTGCAATTATTGTTGGTAGTGATGGTGCAAGTATTACCTATGTAAATGCTAAAGTAAAAGCCTGTGAACGTGTTGGGTTTGAATCTACTTTAATTCGTCTACCTGAAGATACAACTGAAGAAGATTTACTAAATGAAATTGCTATTTTAAATGTTGATAACGATATAGATGGATTTATTGTTCAGTTACCTTTACCAAAGCATATTGATGAACAAAAAATATTAATGGCAGTTGATCCTGATAAAGATGTTGATGGTTTTCATCCTACCAATGTTGGGAAAATGGCTTTAAATTTACCAACTTTTATTTCTGCGACTCCATTCGGAATCCTAGAATTATTAGATCGTTATAACGTAGAAACTTCAGGTAAAAATGTAGTTGTTATTGGTAGAAGTCATATTGTAGGAAGTCCGATGAGTATTTTACTATCTCAAAAAAGAAAGGTTGGAAATGCTACCGTAACCATTACGCATAGTAGAACTAAAAATCTAAAAGAAATTACTTTACAAGCTGATATTATTATTGCTGCATTGGGGATTCCAGAGTTTTTAAAAGCAGATATGGTTAAAGACAATGTTACTGTAATTGATGTTGGAATTACTAGAATGGCAGATCCAAGTAAGAAAAGAGGTTTCCGTTTAGTTGGTGATGTTGCTTTTAATGAAGTTGCTAAAAAGGCTGCTTATATTACACCAGTTCCTGGCGGCGTTGGTCCAATGACCATAGCAATGTTGCTTAAAAATACATTATTAGCTCGTAAAAGAAGAAGTAAGTAGTTTTCTTACTTTTCATTTTGTTGTTTTATCGCAATATAAACTCCTACTGTAATTGCAATAGTGATTGTTATAATAATTGCGATGTTACTTCCTATATTCATTTTTAATCATTTCTAATACAGGTTATTTTCCAAAAAGGAAAGACAACGGTTTCGGATTTATCTACCCACTCTCCTATCCATTTGTAGCCTTTTTTACTGATGTCATAAAATGTAAGTCTAGAAAAACCGTCGGTTCCATTGGGTGCTTTTTGATCTTTATATAAAACAATACTTCCTTCTTTTGTTTTATTACCAGACCAAGCACCTAATCTAGGCGATGCTACTTTAGACGAATAATAATGTACATACCATTTTAAACTATCTTTATTATACTGACGGATACTTCCTCCATTACTTCCATCTTCTTTTAAAGTCATGTCTTGCACAGCAGTACCATTCATAATATATTTCCATGTCCATTTTGTTTTTACAGGTGTTGCCCATGTTCCATCAGGTTTTCTTCTTTCTGATTTACAATTACATGCACCAATCAACTCTTCATAATCCTGTACTTGTTTTGGAGCTTTCGGATTGTATTTTCCAAAAGGATTTTCTTTAGAAATTCGGTAGTCCGTATTGGGTATTTCTTGTAAAAAAACAACACTAAATGATAAACAGAAAATGTAGAATAGTAGATTTTTAAAACGCATAAGTAATTGATTTTATGACTGTAAAGTACATAAAACAATACGTGATAAAAGAAATTTTAACGCTGATTAGGAAAATTTTAACGAATGCTATTCTTCTTCTCGATTGACTAAATCCATAGAAAAAGCAGGTAAACAAATAGCAATATATTCGCATTCATTATCAAAAGGGTTTGAATATTGAACACGGGTATTTTTATCTATTTTAATGGATTGACCAGCTTCTAGAACTACCGTTTCACCATCGATGATAAATTGTTTTTTACCTTTTATGATATAGGTATATTCATCAAATTCTGGTGTTTGAAAAGGTTCGCTCCACTTTGGAGGCGCAATCATATGTGCAATGCTTATTTGCGAATTTCCGTCTGTAGCATTCCCAAAATGTTCTTCTATTAACTTTCCATCTGTTGTTGGTACAACAAATGGTGTTTTCTGAATTGAATATTTTTTTTTCATACTACTAAGTGCGTAAGCGATTGAAATGGCATCCTTTTTATTGTCAGTTCGAGTAAATTTGAGAAGAATGAACAAATTTGTATCGAGAACAAAATAAAAAGATATAATGGAAAGCGCGGTTTTGTTTTTACAAAATACGCCCTAATTAAACCAAACAACTAAAGATTTAATTCTTGCCAAATCTGGAATTTGATCTGGTGTAACTTTTTGCATGCTTGTTTGTTTTAAGCCTAACTCTTCTTTATCGATAGCAATGGTAGCGTTTAGATCGTCTATAAACAAGGTTGCAGATGCCAATGAAGTTTCTACTTTATTGATCTTATTATTATTGTTTACGTTTAAAAAAGTTGATGCCAAAGACAAACCTGTTTCTGTTTTATATCGATTATCGAAAATCTGTACACTTTTTATAGTTGACGTAGAATCTAATTGTTCTCTAGGCACAATAGTTAACAAGTGCTTCCCTCCTTTTTCGTATACTAAATACTCATCATCATCTTGAAAATAATTATCGCCTGTAGAGCCTTCGCTTAGGTTTTTAATGATGGAATCATTTTTAAAAATGGTTTCTAACTCCTGAATAGTCGTTTTTGTAGTTAAACCGCCTACTTTTCCTTTTGCAATTGTAAATTTATCTTTATTTCCACAGCTAACAATTAACGTTGCTATTAAAGCAATAGCTACATAATTCAATATTTTTTTCATTCTTTTTTAGTTTGATTTAGATACCAATAAAAACGATTTTATTTTCTCTTTGGTATGTTAACGTAATACTTTTTTAAGGATTCCGAAGGCAGCTCTTATAAATGTTGCACTTGTTAAAACTTTAACAATAGGATTCATTCTTGTGCTTCTTCTTGATGTTGATGACGATCTTCTTTTCGTTTTTGCTTCTTCTTTCTTTTTTTCGTCAGCAGTTTTCTTTTTATTGATTTTTTCTATTTTCTTATTCAACAATTCGTAAGCGCTATCTCTATCTACCTCATCATTGTATTTAGGGATCAATCGAGAATTATCTAACACTTGTTTAATTTCTCTATCTGTTAACACATCCATTCTACTCATAGGTGCACGCAACATAGTTCTTGCTAATGGTGTTGGAATTCCTTTTTCGTTTAAAACGGATACAAAGGCTTCTCCAATTCCTAACTGAGTTAAGACTTCTTTGGTGTCGTAATATTCTGAACTCGGATAATTTTCTGCCGCTAACTTAATGGCTTTTCTGTCTTTTGCTGTAAATGCTCTTAATGCATGCTGAATTTTTAATCCTAATTGTGCTAAGACATCTTCTGGGACATCTTTAGGATTCTGAGTGACAAAGTACAATCCAATTCCTTTAGAACGAATTAACTTAACGATGCTTTCTATTTGTGATAACAGCGCTTTTGAAGCTTCTTTAAACACTAAATGCGCTTCATCTATAAAGATGATTAATTCTGGTCTGTCGCTATCGCCTTGTTCTGGAAACGTTTCATACACCTCTGCCAATAATTGTAGCATAAAGGTTGAAAATAATTTTGGTTTGTCTTGAATATCGGTTAAACGTAATACAGAAATGATTCCTTTTCCGTTTTCATCTATTCTTGTTAAATCATCTACTTCGAAAGATTTCTCTCCAAAAAACAACTCGCCTCCTTGTTGTTCTATTTCTATGATTTTACGTAAAATTGATCCTGTACTAGACGTAGAAATTCTACCATATTCTGCTTGAATTTCTTCTTTTCCTTCTTGCGTTACAAACTGTAGTACTTTTTTAAAGTCTTTTAAATCTAGTAATGGTAATTTATTATCATCGCAATATTTAAAGATGATTGCTACAATACCCGATTGTGTTTCAGTTAAGTCTAAAATTCTAGATAATAAAACAGGACCAAATTCTGAAACTGTTGCGCGCAGCTTTACTCCTTTTTGTTCTGAAATAGTTAAGATTTCTATTGGAAACTTTTTTGCTTCAAAGGGAAAACCAATTTTTACGTGTCGTTCATCAATTTTTGGATGCCCAGGACTTGGTTGTGCTAAACCAGATAAATCTCCTTTTATATCCATTAATAAAACTGGAACGCCTTTTTCTGACAAGTTTTCTGCCAACACTTGTAGTGTTTTTGTTTTTCCTGTTCCCGTTGCTCCAGCTATTAAACCATGACGATTTAAAGTTTTTAAAGGAATTTTTACAATAGCATCGGTTATGGTCTCTTCACCTAGCATTGCTGCTCCAAGTTCTAAAAACTCACCTTTTGTTTTATAACCGTTGGCAATGAAATCGAAAAATTCTTCCTTTCTACTCATGATTCTAAATTTTGATAAAAATAATCAAAGTTTAAAACGTGTGAAATAAAAAGTAATAAAGTTATTCATTAATTAAAGAATAATAAAGATTTACGATTTTTAATATCTCCCAATCTTTAATTTTATTTTTTCTCATTCCTTTAATTAATTTTGGGCAATCATAAAAAAACTTTTTTAATCTTTTTTTAATATTCTTACAACCTATTCCATCAATACAACCAATGCTATAAACAAACTTATCCTTTTTTCTTCTTATATAGACTTCTTGTTTTGAATAATTAATTTTTAATGGCTTTAAGTATTTAATATCGCCTA from Lutibacter sp. Hel_I_33_5 carries:
- the ffh gene encoding signal recognition particle protein, with the translated sequence MFNNLSEKLDKALHTLKGHGRITEVNVAETLKEVRRALLDADVNFKIAKEFTKRVQTKAIGQDVLTTLNPGQLMVKLVKDELTDLMGGETVGINLGGSPTVILMSGLQGSGKTTFSGKLANFLTTKKAKNVLLVGCDVYRPAAINQLQVVGEQIGVEVYAEVGNNNPVEISQNAIKHAKANSKNVVIIDTAGRLAVDEEMMTEISNIHKAVNPQETLFVVDSMTGQDAVNTAKAFNDVLNFDGVILTKLDGDTRGGAALTIKSVVDKPIKFIGTGEKMEAIDIFHPDRMADRILGMGDVISLVERAQDQYDEEEARKLQKKIAKNQFGFDDFLSQIQQIKKMGNMKDLVGMIPGAGKAMKDVDIDDDAFKGIEAIIHSMTPSERSTPASINSSRKKRIAKGSGTTIQEINQLMKQFNQMSKMMKMMQGGGGKKMMQMMKGMK
- a CDS encoding MFS transporter translates to MLKIGDKKLINGWAFYDWANSVYSLVISTAIFPLYFSAITEGKTVSFLWMDWEHPDSLYSYALSFSFLVVALISPILSGIADYTGSKKKFMKFFCWLGGLSVMSLYFFDGIDTVWIGIVFTVLASIGFWASIVFYNAYLPEVAHPEQQDRASAKGFIYGYSGSVILLIINLIMIQMPDLFGITTGMASRISFVLVGIWWIGFAQVTFKRLPNDIYNKQPDNDYIWKGYRELKIVAKEAMNYPTLKRFLIAFFLLSIGVQTIILMAAIFGSSELGLPAINMIITILLVQIVAILGALLFSRLSEKWGNIKALKVTLGIWTLVCFSAFMLDKSQENVALYFYGLGGMLGLVQGAIQSLTRSTYSKLLPETEDHATYFSFYDVTEKIAIVLGTLVYGALYALTDSMQWSVLALAIFFLASFIVLSTLKKTKYVQ
- a CDS encoding cupin domain-containing protein, translating into MKKKYSIQKTPFVVPTTDGKLIEEHFGNATDGNSQISIAHMIAPPKWSEPFQTPEFDEYTYIIKGKKQFIIDGETVVLEAGQSIKIDKNTRVQYSNPFDNECEYIAICLPAFSMDLVNREEE
- a CDS encoding helicase HerA-like domain-containing protein; its protein translation is MSRKEEFFDFIANGYKTKGEFLELGAAMLGEETITDAIVKIPLKTLNRHGLIAGATGTGKTKTLQVLAENLSEKGVPVLLMDIKGDLSGLAQPSPGHPKIDERHVKIGFPFEAKKFPIEILTISEQKGVKLRATVSEFGPVLLSRILDLTETQSGIVAIIFKYCDDNKLPLLDLKDFKKVLQFVTQEGKEEIQAEYGRISTSSTGSILRKIIEIEQQGGELFFGEKSFEVDDLTRIDENGKGIISVLRLTDIQDKPKLFSTFMLQLLAEVYETFPEQGDSDRPELIIFIDEAHLVFKEASKALLSQIESIVKLIRSKGIGLYFVTQNPKDVPEDVLAQLGLKIQHALRAFTAKDRKAIKLAAENYPSSEYYDTKEVLTQLGIGEAFVSVLNEKGIPTPLARTMLRAPMSRMDVLTDREIKQVLDNSRLIPKYNDEVDRDSAYELLNKKIEKINKKKTADEKKKEEAKTKRRSSSTSRRSTRMNPIVKVLTSATFIRAAFGILKKVLR
- the folD gene encoding bifunctional methylenetetrahydrofolate dehydrogenase/methenyltetrahydrofolate cyclohydrolase FolD, which encodes MILLDGKKTSADIKEEIALDVRELKANDEKTPHLAAIIVGSDGASITYVNAKVKACERVGFESTLIRLPEDTTEEDLLNEIAILNVDNDIDGFIVQLPLPKHIDEQKILMAVDPDKDVDGFHPTNVGKMALNLPTFISATPFGILELLDRYNVETSGKNVVVIGRSHIVGSPMSILLSQKRKVGNATVTITHSRTKNLKEITLQADIIIAALGIPEFLKADMVKDNVTVIDVGITRMADPSKKRGFRLVGDVAFNEVAKKAAYITPVPGGVGPMTIAMLLKNTLLARKRRSK
- the msrB gene encoding peptide-methionine (R)-S-oxide reductase MsrB, coding for MRKLVAFFIIGILLSCATKAQNKTEEKKYTVTKTDAEWKRLLSPVQYYVLREAGTERPFTSPLNKNHKKGTFTCAACKTPLYKSEHKFDSGTGWPSFDRAIKGNVELDVDYKIGYARTELKCNTCGSHLGHSFKDGPKETTGMRHCINGIALEFVPKN
- a CDS encoding DUF1572 domain-containing protein translates to MNTTYLSSAKKQFEYYKSLGDKTFNQLTEDQLFWTSNNDDNSIAIIVKHIAGNMLSRWTNFLTEDGEKDWRNRDDEFVNSFTTKEEIIACWESGWKCLFETINSLETDDLEKIIYIRNQGHTITEAINRQLCHYSYHVGQIVFLGKLLLGDDWNTLSVAKNASKEYNDDKFSKEKTKNILRKICNLLLYLSIYLYDIV
- a CDS encoding D-arabinono-1,4-lactone oxidase, producing the protein MKRRKFLKGTGIVLGATAIGGLAGLNVINSKISENLDSSLLLKESNKWSNWSGGQVCEPSSFFIPKNEQDLINKLKTTSNKFRVVGGGHSFSPVVPTNDILSSLKNLNKIISIDKNAKEVTVQSGIPLSDLTPQLHKNGLAFLNQGDIDKQTLGGAVSTSTHGTGKDLQSFAGFVKKFKLIIANGEILNCSSEENSEIFYGGTVALGSLGIVTEYTVQLTDTYKLEEKVYPADLNETLDNFWNLVEENRNFEIFPFFYSDQVVVKTLNKTSKNITKVEQPFLSDDFLLALGLTLSGDSGSRTDKVQNLISGLIDSTSKINDSYKIYPSVRNVKFNEMEYQIPKEKGIACVREILKTGQKLKVPIFFPLEIRVVKQDDFWMSPFYKRDVMSISVHQFADKEYNKYFPIFHEIFKRYEGRPHWGKLSYYDREGIKKLYPKYDDFVKLRNELDPKKRFSNDYINKIFG
- a CDS encoding M48 family metallopeptidase, with translation MKKYLAILFVCVLFIECSTVPITGRKRVNFVSDAQVLPASFAQYKGFLEKNKLSANREMTNEIKQVGKNVSAAVDRFMRANGMQSEANSYRWEFNLIDDKTVNAWCMPGGKVVFYTGIMPICDNIDGVAAVMGHEVAHAFAKHGQERMSSAQVQQLGGVALAIGTAGSKNPRQAQMWNMIYGVGSQLGMLSFSRTHETEADRLGLVFMLMAGYNGEEAAEVWVRMSQRAGSKNAPPEFLSTHPSNQSRIQDLKAYLPTAKKFAEKFNKQAEMQLNGQ
- a CDS encoding DinB family protein; amino-acid sequence: MNKNEIVDALEEKHQKLFNWLENQPEENWIAGPDGRWTTGQHVLHLVDSLKKLNKAMGFPKFLLKYKFGVSNRDLRSYNEVAKRYQEKLDANKERARVFNKELGKPTLEEKKQLITSLQIQNKKLQHKTNKWKDKNLDNLIIPHPLMGKMPVREIVMWTAHHTEHHLETLTKDY